DNA from candidate division WOR-3 bacterium:
ATAATCGGGGCAATGCATATAAATTCATTGGTGAGTATGAAAAGGCGATTGAGGATTTCAATAAAGCGATAGAGTATTCCCCGGAACTGGAATTACCATATTTCAACCGGGGTTCGGTATATGAACGACTCGGTCAATATAAAAAAGCGATTGAGGATTTCACGGCGGCCCTTAATATCCAGCCCAATTTTGCAATGGGCTATGTTGACCGGGGGGCGATATATGTCAGGATTGGTGAATATGAAAAGGCATACAATGATTTGTCAAAGGCACTCCAGTTGAATCCTCAGAGCGCTGAATCGTACTACAATCTTGGGGTGCTTTATTTTAATGTAAAAAACTACAATCTGGCAATGGAACATTATAATAAGGCAATCGCAATTGACCCATATCTTGCAGTAGCATATTTGAGTAAAGGCGATATTTATTTTATTTATGGCGATTTTGGTAATGCCATTGAATATTATACAAAGGCACTACAGATAGACTCTTTAAATGTTGATGCATATTATAATCGTGCGATAGTTTTTACCAGAACTCATAACCTTGAACAGGCACTCAGGGATTATAATCAGGCGATAAAGTTGAAGCCAAATTTCGTACAGGCTTATAATAATCGCGGAAATATCTATTTTGATTTTGACGAATTTGAAAAGGCGATTTGGGATTATACAAAGGCGATTGAATTTGATTCCAATTATGCACCGGCTTATTATAATCGGGCAGTCGCTTATTATAAAATTGGTGAATTAGGTAAAGCCGGCAGGGATGTGGAAGTTTTAAAAAAATTGGGTGTAATACCGGATTCAAATTTTTTGAAATTATTGAATAAAACTAAATAAGGAGGTTTTATGGACTACTATATCCTTGTGATAAATCCTGGTGCTGGTTCAACCAGGGTCGCAGTTTTTAAAAATAATCAACCAAATATAGAAGAAAATATTCGCCACACTCCAGAAGAATTAAAACAATTCCCCAAAATCATTGACCAGTATCAATGGCGAAAGGATAAGGTGATTGATTATCTCAAAAGCAAAAATTTTGATTTGAAAAACTTGAATGCAGTTGTAGGCAGGGGTGGTCCTTTTAAGCCACTTACAAGTGGAACATATCTTGCAAATGAAAAATTGATTGAAGATATAAAAAATGGTAATTATCAATCAGAACATCCTTCGCTCCTGGGGGCAATGATTGCCAAAGAGATTGCCGATAGTATTGGTGTGAATGCGTATTTCGTTGATCCTGTATCAGTAGACGAATTCTGGGAACTCTCAAGGTTCTCAGGGTTGAAAGAGATAAACAGAAAGGCATTGAGCCACGCCCTGAATGTGAGGATGGTGGCAAAGAAGGCAGCGAAGGATCTAAAAAAGCCGTACGAAGAGTGCAACTTTGTTATCGTTCACCTCGGTACCGGGATAACCGTTGCAGCACACTTAAAAGGCAAACAGGTTGATTCATCAAATGCGAATGAAGATGGACCATTTTCTCCGCAAAGAACCGGCGCATTGCCGACAATTCCCCTGGTGGAGTTATGTTTCAGTGGAAAATATAGTGAATCCGAGGTGAAGAAAAAACTA
Protein-coding regions in this window:
- the buk gene encoding butyrate kinase, encoding MDYYILVINPGAGSTRVAVFKNNQPNIEENIRHTPEELKQFPKIIDQYQWRKDKVIDYLKSKNFDLKNLNAVVGRGGPFKPLTSGTYLANEKLIEDIKNGNYQSEHPSLLGAMIAKEIADSIGVNAYFVDPVSVDEFWELSRFSGLKEINRKALSHALNVRMVAKKAAKDLKKPYEECNFVIVHLGTGITVAAHLKGKQVDSSNANEDGPFSPQRTGALPTIPLVELCFSGKYSESEVKKKLLREGGLLSYLGTDDIQEVEKKIAQGDKYAELVYNGMIYQIAKEVGAYAVVLKGEIDAIIITGGIAHSEKFVNTLKSWIEFLCPKFFVYPGEGEMEALALGVLRVLIGEETAKEYK